A region from the uncultured Macellibacteroides sp. genome encodes:
- a CDS encoding TonB-dependent receptor, translating into MSLKTLLQFFNVQNQSIKCPFRITKISFFLLFACIVQLLAVGTEGQNTVIKLETDVLSIGQLINQIEQQTDYLVVFRNQEVNINRMVALRKKSEKIGFYLDEAFESTDIVYEINNKYILLYKKNNEAGLKEIAQQGKKITGVVMDAFGPVIGANIMEIGNMNGVISDSEGRFVLSVSPGATLRISYIGYVSQEIKITDQTSYTITLKEDTETLEEVVVVGYGTMKKKDLTGAVKRVNLENSPAIASTNLSQALVGSTAGLNTAQSGYAGDNVSLSIRGNNSFSASQSPLIVLDGIIYNGSMSDINVNDVSSIDILKDASAAAVYGSRSANGVILVTTKKGKADKPTVSFNMSVGTQGASNHKAEYMNAEEYTMRLVDYAYQQNLRTWYKTNPTSDIGRPAYTDISSKEAKAYYLRSQEEKDNYLLGSDIDWIDKVMQNGWTQDYNLGVSGNSENVNYYLSGAYHNEEGLLKNDQFTRYTFNAKVDTKITDWLKLGANVNYSHRDYSGISASFDYATKASPLATYDFETPGYYRTEFAMESAMKDPLQYLFIDNSDLRNTLFLTMTGRVDVPFIKGLSYDFNYSTTRYHRDNNSFYPSDVDGGFINNGKAVKVPENVNSYLFNHIFAYQRAFGDHSLNATFVYTTEERWGDTTMATAESFDTDNLSYNNLSLGTLFSEESSAWQETNLGLMGRISYNYKSRYLLTGTVRRDGYSGFGINNKYVTLPSASIGWVISEENFNPFKDTYLKLRLSYGQNGNQGIDRYVSLAKLGIGAYNYDDEMVISVYPSSMANKDLKWERTSSWNLGLDFGFLNQRLTGSFEVYKSHTKDVLVKRTLPNVTGYSNVWANLGGIDNKGVEVELNSVNIQNRNFSWLSGFTFSLNRDKITDLYGDGSTQDLANGWFVGESIGAVYSYEMLGIWQEEDLFSGNIYDGWYPGQQKFADLNKDGKIDAEHDRKIIGNTNPSCRLSFSNTLTWKNWSLYFILNSMLGGGGYYISGNGLLTPENSSDYVIRLNQPSVRDYWTPENHSNESGTLFRNQQVSTNIYQNRGFARLQDVSLMYTFDKKLLRKTGVLGSLQLFLTGKNLYTFTGWEGWDPEYTSFPLTRSLQFGIKLTL; encoded by the coding sequence ATGAGCTTAAAAACTTTGTTACAGTTTTTTAATGTACAGAATCAATCTATTAAATGTCCTTTTAGAATCACGAAAATTTCATTTTTTTTACTTTTTGCCTGTATTGTACAGTTACTGGCAGTGGGTACTGAGGGACAAAATACCGTTATTAAACTGGAAACGGATGTGTTGTCTATTGGCCAGTTGATTAATCAAATTGAACAGCAGACTGATTACCTGGTTGTTTTCCGTAATCAGGAAGTAAACATCAACAGAATGGTCGCTTTACGTAAAAAATCTGAAAAAATAGGCTTTTATTTGGATGAAGCCTTTGAAAGCACGGATATTGTATATGAGATAAACAATAAGTATATATTGCTTTATAAAAAAAATAATGAAGCAGGGCTCAAAGAGATAGCTCAGCAAGGGAAAAAAATCACTGGTGTTGTGATGGATGCTTTCGGACCAGTGATTGGTGCAAATATTATGGAAATTGGAAACATGAATGGTGTTATTTCCGATTCGGAAGGGCGCTTCGTTCTTAGCGTTTCTCCTGGTGCAACGTTAAGGATTTCCTACATTGGATATGTCTCTCAAGAAATAAAAATTACGGATCAGACTTCCTATACTATCACGCTAAAGGAAGACACGGAAACACTGGAAGAAGTAGTGGTGGTAGGTTACGGAACTATGAAAAAGAAAGATTTGACGGGAGCTGTGAAAAGGGTAAACCTGGAAAATTCGCCGGCTATAGCTAGTACTAATTTATCTCAGGCTCTTGTCGGATCTACCGCAGGCCTAAACACAGCTCAAAGCGGTTATGCAGGTGATAATGTGAGTTTGAGTATTCGTGGAAATAACTCGTTTTCTGCCTCTCAATCACCATTGATAGTATTAGATGGGATCATTTATAATGGATCTATGTCGGATATCAATGTGAACGATGTTAGCAGCATTGATATCTTGAAAGATGCAAGCGCTGCCGCTGTTTATGGATCGCGTTCAGCCAATGGCGTGATTTTGGTGACTACTAAAAAGGGCAAGGCTGATAAACCAACCGTATCGTTTAATATGTCTGTTGGAACACAAGGTGCTTCCAATCATAAAGCCGAATATATGAATGCAGAAGAATACACGATGCGTTTGGTGGACTATGCCTATCAGCAGAACTTGCGAACCTGGTATAAGACAAATCCGACCAGTGATATTGGGCGCCCTGCATATACAGACATTTCCAGCAAAGAGGCAAAAGCCTATTATTTGCGGTCTCAGGAAGAAAAAGACAATTATCTTTTGGGTTCGGACATTGATTGGATTGACAAAGTGATGCAAAACGGGTGGACGCAAGATTACAATCTAGGTGTTTCCGGAAATTCAGAGAATGTTAATTACTACCTGTCGGGGGCTTATCATAATGAAGAAGGGTTATTGAAGAATGACCAGTTTACCCGTTATACTTTTAATGCAAAAGTTGATACAAAGATTACGGATTGGTTGAAACTAGGGGCGAATGTGAATTATTCTCACCGGGATTATTCAGGCATCTCCGCCAGTTTTGATTATGCGACTAAAGCTTCTCCCTTGGCAACGTATGATTTTGAAACGCCGGGATATTACCGTACGGAATTTGCAATGGAATCTGCCATGAAGGACCCGTTACAATATTTGTTCATTGACAACTCGGATTTACGGAATACACTTTTCCTGACTATGACCGGACGCGTAGATGTGCCTTTCATCAAAGGATTGTCTTATGATTTCAACTACTCAACAACTCGCTATCATCGTGATAATAATTCATTCTATCCGTCAGACGTGGATGGAGGATTTATCAATAACGGTAAGGCGGTAAAGGTTCCCGAGAATGTGAATTCCTATTTGTTTAACCATATTTTCGCTTATCAAAGAGCTTTCGGTGATCATTCGTTAAATGCGACTTTCGTTTATACGACAGAGGAGAGATGGGGCGATACCACTATGGCTACTGCTGAATCGTTTGATACGGATAACTTGAGTTATAATAACCTGTCTCTCGGGACATTATTTTCTGAAGAAAGTTCGGCATGGCAGGAAACCAATCTTGGTTTGATGGGGCGTATCAGTTATAATTACAAGAGTCGTTATTTGTTGACAGGGACGGTCCGCCGGGATGGCTATTCTGGATTCGGAATCAATAATAAATATGTAACACTTCCTTCTGCCTCTATCGGCTGGGTAATTTCAGAAGAAAATTTTAATCCATTTAAGGATACTTATTTGAAGTTGCGTCTTTCTTACGGACAGAATGGAAACCAGGGAATCGACCGTTATGTTTCGTTGGCTAAATTGGGCATAGGGGCTTACAACTACGACGACGAAATGGTCATTTCTGTATATCCTTCATCCATGGCAAACAAGGATTTGAAATGGGAACGGACTTCTTCTTGGAATCTTGGTCTAGATTTCGGCTTCTTAAATCAGCGTTTGACTGGATCGTTTGAGGTATATAAATCGCATACGAAAGATGTATTGGTCAAGCGGACTCTGCCAAATGTTACCGGGTACAGCAATGTGTGGGCAAACTTAGGCGGTATTGACAACAAAGGGGTTGAAGTTGAATTGAACTCCGTGAATATCCAAAACCGCAACTTCTCTTGGTTATCTGGTTTTACTTTCTCGTTGAACCGAGATAAAATCACTGATCTTTATGGAGACGGGAGTACGCAGGATTTGGCGAACGGATGGTTTGTCGGTGAGTCGATCGGTGCTGTCTATTCGTATGAGATGTTGGGTATCTGGCAAGAAGAGGATTTGTTTTCAGGCAACATCTATGATGGCTGGTATCCGGGGCAGCAGAAATTTGCCGACTTGAATAAAGATGGCAAGATTGATGCCGAGCATGATCGAAAAATTATAGGAAATACGAATCCGAGTTGCCGTTTAAGCTTTAGCAATACGTTGACATGGAAGAACTGGTCTTTGTATTTTATATTGAACTCGATGCTGGGTGGCGGAGGTTATTATATTTCCGGCAACGGCCTTTTGACCCCGGAAAACAGTTCCGACTATGTGATTCGCTTGAACCAGCCTTCAGTAAGGGATTATTGGACTCCGGAAAATCATTCGAACGAGAGTGGTACTTTGTTTAGGAACCAACAGGTCTCTACTAATATTTATCAAAATAGGGGATTCGCACGTCTTCAAGATGTTTCGCTGATGTATACGTTTGACAAGAAATTGTTGCGGAAGACCGGAGTTCTTGGTTCGCTGCAATTGTTTCTGACGGGAAAAAACCTCTATACTTTTACCGGTTGGGAAGGATGGGATCCTGAATATACTTCATTCCCTTTGACTCGTAGTTTGCAATTTGGAATCAAGTTAACGCTTTAA